One stretch of Croceibacterium atlanticum DNA includes these proteins:
- a CDS encoding patatin-like phospholipase family protein — MMRSPIGPLLLAFALVLSGCATAERTPFTESEILSAQIPDMENVRYWMDEPGLGARLVPPTAEPGIPITELVLSGGGDRGAYGAGFLSGWSETGERPQFTIVTGVSTGALIATFAFLGPQYDPHLAAAYTEIEPEDVYSVRFPLAIPFSNSAASTEPLAELIASYATNQVIDLVAAEQAKGRRLYVTTTSFDAARGVVWDMGAIAASNAPGRYRLFRQVLLASSSVPTVFPPVPIETRVNGRIIREWHVDGGSSGGLFAIPLRPEAGAERQIFVLVNERLSGDFQLVESSILQIARRASELGVQKDLRTQAEVAFRNARDNGTLYRLSFIGDDFVEENHDYFAQDFMRELFAYGKERGRQAAWVNSVPRGTGGRIMRGERPVSTGSE, encoded by the coding sequence ATGATGCGCTCCCCGATCGGTCCGTTGCTGCTGGCCTTCGCCCTCGTTTTGTCCGGTTGCGCCACGGCGGAGCGGACGCCTTTTACCGAGAGCGAGATCCTATCCGCACAAATTCCGGACATGGAAAATGTGCGATACTGGATGGATGAGCCGGGGCTTGGCGCCAGACTGGTGCCTCCCACCGCCGAACCCGGCATCCCGATCACCGAACTCGTCCTGTCGGGCGGCGGCGATCGGGGGGCCTATGGCGCGGGTTTCCTTTCGGGCTGGAGCGAGACGGGCGAACGGCCGCAATTCACTATCGTGACCGGGGTCAGCACCGGCGCGCTGATCGCGACATTCGCCTTTCTCGGCCCGCAATATGATCCGCATCTGGCCGCAGCCTATACCGAGATCGAGCCGGAAGACGTCTATTCCGTGCGTTTCCCGCTTGCCATTCCCTTTTCCAACAGCGCGGCATCAACCGAACCGCTGGCGGAACTGATCGCCAGCTATGCAACCAACCAGGTGATCGATCTTGTCGCAGCGGAACAGGCCAAGGGGCGGCGGCTCTATGTCACCACCACCAGTTTCGACGCGGCGCGTGGCGTGGTGTGGGACATGGGAGCCATTGCCGCCAGCAACGCACCGGGGCGCTATCGCCTGTTCCGGCAGGTCCTGCTCGCATCCTCTTCCGTGCCCACAGTGTTTCCGCCCGTACCGATCGAAACGCGGGTGAATGGCCGCATCATTCGTGAATGGCATGTCGATGGCGGATCGAGCGGGGGCCTGTTTGCCATCCCGCTCCGGCCGGAAGCGGGCGCGGAACGGCAAATCTTCGTGCTGGTGAATGAACGGCTGTCCGGCGATTTCCAGCTGGTTGAAAGCAGCATTTTGCAGATCGCGCGCCGTGCATCCGAACTGGGCGTGCAGAAGGATCTGCGCACTCAGGCCGAAGTCGCATTCCGCAATGCGCGGGATAACGGCACCCTCTATCGGCTGAGCTTCATCGGCGATGATTTCGTGGAAGAGAACCACGATTATTTCGCGCAGGATTTCATGCGCGAACTCTTTGCCTATGGAAAAGAACGCGGGCGGCAAGCGGCCTGGGTCAATTCCGTGCCGCGCGGCACAGGGGGCCGGATCATGCGGGGCGAACGGCCGGTTTCAACCGGCAGCGAATAG
- a CDS encoding aldehyde dehydrogenase has translation MEFQRINPVTGEVASSAKAMQPGDIPAICEKAQAGFDQWSKMGPNARRAVLMKAADALESKKDQFVDAMMGEIGATAGWAMFNLGLAASMVREAASITTQISGEVIPSDKPGCLAMALREPVGVMLGIAPWNAPIILGVRAIAVPLACGNAVILKASEQCPRTHALIVEAFAEAGFPEGTIQSVTNAPADAGDVVGALIDAPQVKRINFTGSTTVGKIIAKRAAEHLKPVLLELGGKAPMIVLDDADLDEAVKAAAFGAFMNQGQICMSTERIIVVDAVADEFAARFKAKVGSMPVGDPREGTTPLGAVVDEKTVAHCMSLVEDALAKGAEQLTGGETTQNVLMPAHVIDKVTPEMKLFRDESFGPVVGIARARDEDHAVELANDTEYGLSAAVFTRDTARGLKVARQIQSGICHVNGPTVHDEAQMPFGGMKASGYGRFGGKAGIDAFTELRWVTVETEPGHFPI, from the coding sequence ATGGAATTCCAGCGAATCAACCCGGTTACGGGAGAAGTCGCTTCCAGCGCGAAGGCGATGCAGCCGGGCGATATCCCGGCAATCTGCGAAAAGGCGCAGGCCGGTTTCGACCAATGGTCGAAGATGGGCCCCAATGCCCGCCGCGCGGTGTTGATGAAGGCGGCTGATGCGCTGGAATCCAAAAAGGACCAGTTCGTCGATGCGATGATGGGCGAAATCGGCGCCACGGCCGGATGGGCCATGTTCAATCTGGGCCTGGCTGCCAGCATGGTGCGCGAAGCTGCATCCATCACCACGCAGATTTCCGGCGAAGTGATCCCGTCCGACAAGCCGGGCTGCCTGGCCATGGCGCTGCGCGAACCCGTGGGCGTCATGCTTGGCATCGCCCCGTGGAACGCGCCGATCATTCTGGGCGTGCGCGCCATCGCCGTGCCGCTTGCCTGCGGCAATGCAGTGATCCTGAAGGCGAGCGAGCAATGCCCGCGCACCCACGCGCTGATCGTGGAAGCCTTTGCCGAAGCGGGCTTCCCCGAAGGCACGATCCAGTCCGTCACCAATGCGCCGGCGGATGCGGGCGATGTGGTGGGCGCGCTGATCGATGCGCCGCAGGTCAAGCGGATCAATTTCACTGGCTCCACCACTGTCGGCAAGATCATCGCCAAACGCGCGGCGGAACATCTCAAGCCCGTCCTGCTGGAACTGGGCGGCAAGGCGCCGATGATCGTTCTGGATGATGCCGATCTGGACGAAGCGGTGAAGGCAGCTGCCTTCGGCGCCTTCATGAATCAGGGCCAGATCTGCATGTCGACCGAACGGATCATCGTGGTCGATGCCGTGGCCGATGAATTTGCCGCAAGGTTCAAGGCGAAGGTCGGCTCCATGCCCGTGGGCGATCCGCGCGAAGGCACCACGCCGCTGGGTGCGGTGGTCGATGAAAAGACTGTCGCCCATTGCATGAGCCTGGTGGAAGATGCGCTGGCCAAGGGTGCGGAACAGCTTACCGGCGGGGAAACCACGCAGAATGTGCTGATGCCGGCTCATGTCATCGACAAGGTCACGCCGGAGATGAAGCTGTTCCGGGATGAAAGCTTCGGCCCGGTGGTCGGCATCGCCCGCGCGCGGGACGAGGATCATGCCGTGGAACTGGCCAATGATACCGAATATGGCCTGTCTGCCGCTGTCTTCACCCGCGATACGGCGCGCGGCCTGAAAGTGGCGCGCCAGATCCAGTCCGGCATTTGCCACGTCAACGGCCCGACCGTGCATGACGAAGCGCAGATGCCTTTCGGCGGCATGAAGGCATCCGGTTATGGCCGGTTCGGCGGCAAGGCCGGGATCGACGCCTTCACGGAACTGCGCTGGGTCACCGTAGAGACGGAGCCCGGCCACTTCCCGATCTGA
- a CDS encoding NAD(P)H-dependent flavin oxidoreductase: protein MTDYPLTTARMARGAEFLGSKYAILCGAMSWVSERNLVAAISNGGGFGVIACGAMTPDLLDAEIAGTKALTDKPFGVNIITMHPQLPELIDVCAKHGVGHVVLAGGIPPKGSVESIKAFGAKVIVFAPTLALAKKLLRSGADALVIEGMEAGGHIGPVSTSVLAQEFLPSLAEDHIVFVAGGIGRGEAIAGYLEMGAAGVQLGTRFACASESIAHPDFKKAFFRASARDAVASVQVDSRLPVIPVRALKNKGTEEFTAKQREVAGLLDSGAVEMGEAQLQIEHYWAGALRRAVIDGDVENGSLMAGQSVGMVREEEPAARIIAKLMEESEAALARR from the coding sequence ATGACAGATTACCCCCTTACAACCGCCCGCATGGCGCGCGGTGCGGAGTTCCTCGGCAGCAAATACGCAATTCTGTGCGGGGCGATGAGCTGGGTTTCCGAACGCAATCTGGTGGCAGCGATCAGCAATGGCGGCGGTTTCGGCGTCATCGCCTGCGGTGCGATGACGCCCGACCTGCTGGATGCCGAAATCGCCGGGACCAAGGCGCTGACGGATAAACCCTTCGGCGTGAACATCATCACCATGCATCCGCAATTGCCGGAACTGATCGATGTCTGCGCGAAACATGGCGTCGGCCATGTCGTGCTGGCTGGCGGCATTCCGCCAAAGGGCAGTGTGGAATCGATCAAGGCATTCGGCGCGAAGGTGATCGTTTTCGCGCCGACATTGGCCTTGGCGAAGAAGCTTCTGCGTTCCGGCGCGGATGCTCTGGTGATCGAAGGGATGGAGGCCGGCGGCCATATCGGCCCGGTTTCCACCAGCGTGCTGGCGCAGGAATTCCTGCCATCGCTGGCGGAAGATCATATCGTATTCGTGGCCGGCGGCATCGGCCGGGGGGAAGCGATTGCCGGCTATCTGGAAATGGGCGCGGCCGGTGTGCAGCTGGGCACGCGATTTGCCTGTGCCAGCGAAAGCATCGCCCATCCCGATTTCAAGAAAGCCTTTTTCCGCGCCAGCGCCCGCGATGCAGTGGCCAGCGTGCAGGTCGATTCCCGCCTGCCGGTCATCCCCGTGCGTGCCCTGAAGAACAAGGGCACGGAGGAGTTCACCGCCAAGCAGAGAGAAGTGGCGGGGTTGCTGGATAGCGGCGCTGTGGAAATGGGCGAAGCACAGTTGCAGATCGAACATTACTGGGCCGGGGCGCTGCGCCGGGCGGTGATAGATGGCGATGTTGAAAACGGCAGCTTGATGGCTGGCCAGTCGGTCGGCATGGTTCGCGAAGAGGAACCTGCGGCCCGGATCATTGCAAAGCTTATGGAAGAAAGTGAAGCGGCACTGGCACGGCGCTGA
- a CDS encoding AAA family ATPase — MTAQQDQQEVIDFLSRPESHGGAGPVERVETHIAVIFLVGDRAFKLKRAVRYSYLDFSTPAQRRAVCEEELRLNRRTAPELYIAVRSIGRRQDGSLGFDVGDPIDWVVEMRRFDDGALLEAVAERGDLDPGLVRRLADGIAKFHESAEIIRVQDGAERIRSIVTGNRESMAAQPDVLAAEKCDALYRRSLEQVDRLAPLLDSRARNGFVRHCHGDLHLANICLWRGEPTLFDCLEFNSDLATTDVLYDAAFLVMDMWERGLRRQASLLFNRYCDMSGESEGVATLPPFLSMRAAIRAHVNASAAAQMDDAEKARGKRTQAGEYLAAALTFLDQPLPRLVVVGGFSGTGKSSLAGKLAPEIGGAPGARWLRTDVLRKRMAGVSPEESLSPDAYTQERSDKVYMRLMDEARAMLSAGRSVVVDGVFARYAERSRMEELARQAGVPFTGLWLEAPPEVLKQRVSGRVGDASDADAAVVDLQIARDPGDLSDWRRVDAAPAPDAVLAAARNHLRD, encoded by the coding sequence GTGACCGCGCAACAGGACCAGCAGGAAGTTATCGACTTCCTCTCCCGCCCGGAAAGCCATGGCGGCGCGGGTCCGGTTGAACGCGTTGAAACGCATATTGCGGTCATCTTCCTGGTTGGGGACCGCGCCTTCAAGCTGAAGCGCGCGGTCCGATATTCATATCTGGATTTCTCCACCCCGGCACAGCGCCGCGCCGTCTGCGAAGAGGAATTGCGCCTCAACCGCAGGACCGCGCCGGAACTCTATATCGCCGTGCGAAGCATTGGCCGCCGGCAGGACGGTTCGCTCGGTTTCGACGTGGGCGATCCGATCGACTGGGTGGTGGAGATGCGGCGCTTCGACGATGGCGCCCTGCTGGAAGCCGTGGCGGAAAGGGGCGATCTCGATCCCGGCCTGGTGCGCCGTTTGGCGGACGGGATCGCGAAGTTTCACGAATCGGCAGAGATAATCCGCGTCCAGGATGGCGCGGAGCGGATTCGCAGTATCGTGACCGGCAACCGCGAAAGCATGGCCGCACAGCCGGACGTGCTGGCAGCCGAAAAATGCGATGCTCTCTATCGCCGCTCTCTCGAACAGGTCGATCGTCTTGCGCCCTTGCTGGATAGCCGTGCGCGAAACGGATTTGTGCGCCATTGCCATGGCGATCTTCATCTCGCCAATATCTGCCTCTGGCGCGGCGAACCGACCCTGTTCGACTGCCTGGAATTCAATTCCGATCTCGCGACCACCGATGTTCTCTATGACGCGGCCTTCCTTGTCATGGACATGTGGGAACGCGGCTTGCGCCGCCAGGCATCGCTGCTGTTCAACCGCTATTGCGATATGAGCGGGGAGAGCGAGGGCGTGGCCACATTGCCGCCGTTCCTTTCCATGCGCGCCGCGATCCGGGCACATGTGAATGCCAGCGCCGCCGCGCAGATGGATGATGCGGAAAAGGCCCGCGGCAAACGCACACAGGCGGGGGAATATCTGGCCGCGGCCCTGACTTTCCTCGACCAGCCATTGCCGCGACTGGTCGTGGTTGGCGGATTTTCGGGCACGGGGAAATCCTCCCTGGCTGGCAAGCTGGCGCCGGAAATTGGCGGCGCGCCCGGCGCGCGGTGGCTGCGAACGGATGTGCTGCGCAAGCGGATGGCCGGTGTCTCCCCGGAAGAAAGCCTTTCGCCCGACGCTTATACGCAGGAGCGATCCGACAAGGTCTATATGCGGCTGATGGACGAAGCGCGCGCGATGCTTTCGGCAGGGCGCAGCGTGGTGGTGGACGGTGTATTCGCCAGATATGCCGAACGCAGCCGGATGGAGGAGCTGGCCCGGCAGGCAGGTGTGCCCTTCACCGGATTATGGTTGGAGGCGCCGCCCGAAGTGCTGAAACAGCGTGTTTCAGGACGTGTGGGTGACGCTTCCGATGCCGATGCCGCCGTGGTCGATCTGCAGATTGCGCGGGATCCGGGCGATCTTTCCGATTGGCGGCGCGTGGATGCCGCGCCCGCGCCGGATGCGGTGCTGGCCGCCGCCCGAAACCATTTGCGCGATTAA
- a CDS encoding aspartate kinase, translating into MARIVMKFGGTSMAGTERIRRVANIVRKQQAAGHEVAVVVSAMAGETDRLVNFCREANPLYDPAEYDVVVSSGEQVTSGLLALTLQAMGCKARSWLGWQLPIHTVEAHAKARIHDIDSDALLAEMGQGVIAVIPGFQGVSDDGRITTLGRGGSDTSAVAVAAAIGADRCDIYTDVDGVYTTDPRIVARARKQKYVTYEEMLELASVGAKVLQTRSVGLAMKNGVRVQVLSSFIGDDAPPADDLPGTMIVSDEEMAQITENENMERQLVTGIAHDKNEAKVILTRVPDKPGAVSHIFGPLADASINVDMIIQNVGRDKGETDVTFTVPAADLARTQAMLEDKRDSIGYNRIITDSHVAKISVVGVGMKSHAGVAATMFKALADRGINVQAISTSEIKVSVLIDEDETELAVRVLHTAYGLDAEDEAA; encoded by the coding sequence TTGGCGCGTATCGTGATGAAATTCGGCGGCACCTCAATGGCCGGGACCGAGCGGATTCGGCGTGTCGCGAATATCGTGCGCAAACAGCAGGCGGCAGGGCACGAAGTTGCAGTGGTGGTTTCCGCCATGGCGGGCGAGACGGACCGGCTGGTCAATTTCTGCCGCGAGGCGAACCCGCTTTACGATCCGGCCGAATATGACGTGGTCGTTTCCAGCGGGGAACAGGTCACCAGCGGCCTGCTGGCGCTGACGCTGCAGGCTATGGGCTGCAAGGCGCGCAGCTGGCTGGGCTGGCAATTGCCGATCCATACGGTGGAAGCCCATGCCAAGGCGCGTATTCACGATATCGATTCCGATGCGCTGCTGGCCGAAATGGGGCAGGGCGTGATCGCCGTGATCCCCGGCTTCCAGGGCGTTTCGGACGATGGGCGGATTACTACGCTGGGTCGGGGCGGGTCGGACACGTCCGCCGTGGCCGTGGCGGCGGCGATTGGCGCCGATCGCTGCGACATCTATACCGATGTGGACGGCGTTTATACCACCGATCCGCGCATCGTCGCCCGCGCGCGGAAACAGAAATACGTCACTTACGAGGAAATGCTGGAGCTTGCCTCGGTCGGTGCGAAAGTGTTGCAGACCCGCTCTGTCGGGCTCGCCATGAAGAACGGCGTGCGCGTGCAGGTGCTTTCCAGCTTTATCGGAGACGATGCGCCGCCGGCCGACGATTTGCCCGGCACGATGATCGTTTCCGACGAGGAAATGGCCCAGATAACGGAGAATGAGAATATGGAACGCCAGCTTGTCACCGGCATCGCGCATGACAAGAACGAGGCCAAGGTGATCCTGACCCGCGTGCCCGACAAGCCGGGTGCGGTCAGCCATATTTTCGGGCCGCTGGCCGACGCGTCGATCAATGTCGACATGATCATCCAGAATGTCGGCCGCGACAAGGGCGAGACGGACGTTACCTTCACCGTCCCTGCGGCGGACCTCGCCCGCACCCAGGCCATGCTGGAGGACAAGCGGGATTCGATCGGTTACAACCGCATCATCACCGACAGCCACGTGGCGAAGATTTCCGTCGTCGGCGTGGGTATGAAGAGCCATGCGGGCGTTGCCGCCACCATGTTCAAGGCGCTGGCCGATCGCGGCATCAACGTGCAGGCGATTTCCACCAGCGAGATCAAGGTTTCGGTACTGATTGACGAGGACGAGACCGAACTGGCCGTTCGCGTCCTGCACACTGCCTATGGCCTCGATGCGGAGGATGAAGCGGCCTGA
- the ubiG gene encoding bifunctional 2-polyprenyl-6-hydroxyphenol methylase/3-demethylubiquinol 3-O-methyltransferase UbiG — protein MGDATVANATIRPDEAAHFGALAKDWWDPKGSSSMLHRLNPVRLEYIRTAIDRHWPDRADSLKPLAGRAALDVGCGAGLLCEPLARLGADVTGVDAAAENVQAASLHAEGAGLDIRYMAGEIGTLDIGTFDLVTSMEVIEHVADNQLFLSQLADRLAPGGLMILSTPNRTVRSRLLLTGAAEALGAIPRGTHEWNDFVTPEELAAMLTDLGLEASEPTGMTFSPMKGLHLSGDLTLNYILTARRA, from the coding sequence ATGGGTGATGCAACTGTCGCAAATGCAACCATCCGCCCGGATGAGGCTGCTCATTTCGGTGCGCTGGCGAAAGACTGGTGGGATCCAAAGGGTTCCTCCTCCATGTTGCACAGGCTGAATCCGGTCCGGCTGGAATATATTCGCACCGCGATTGACCGCCATTGGCCGGATCGCGCCGATTCGCTGAAGCCTCTGGCCGGCCGGGCCGCGCTGGATGTTGGCTGCGGCGCGGGCCTGCTGTGCGAACCGCTGGCCCGGCTTGGCGCCGATGTGACCGGCGTGGACGCGGCGGCCGAAAATGTGCAGGCCGCCTCGCTCCATGCCGAAGGTGCCGGACTGGATATTCGCTACATGGCGGGGGAGATCGGCACGCTGGATATCGGCACGTTCGATCTGGTCACGTCGATGGAAGTCATCGAACATGTGGCGGACAACCAACTGTTCCTGTCCCAACTGGCAGACAGGCTGGCCCCGGGCGGGCTGATGATTCTTTCCACGCCCAACCGCACGGTCCGGTCGCGCCTGTTGCTGACCGGCGCGGCAGAAGCGCTGGGCGCGATCCCGCGCGGAACGCATGAATGGAACGATTTCGTGACCCCGGAAGAACTGGCAGCGATGCTGACCGATCTGGGACTGGAAGCGAGCGAACCGACCGGCATGACCTTTTCGCCGATGAAGGGGCTCCACCTGTCCGGTGATCTGACGCTGAATTACATCCTGACCGCACGCCGCGCCTGA
- a CDS encoding bestrophin family protein: protein MILRDKPTLFELAFAIRGSIVPIIAPQLMALMLFAAAMVWLHDAMPGFPDIDATAFTVFGVALSLFLGFRNNAAYDRWWEARKLWGGLLADLRNFARETQLFLDDREQQQRIIRLSLAFLHLHRINLRKVELDERTREMVGDLAKSPNPACAALDEISAIVGKARADGTLDGFGSRTLAERIASIAAQQAGCERIAVTPLPYVYSLLIYRTTFLYCLLLPLALVAATGWLTPFFVGIVGYVFLGLAEVTEDLSHPFGNTPNALPLDAICRTAEISLAPHLGETPPEPLRAQDYYLS from the coding sequence ATGATCCTGCGCGACAAGCCGACCCTGTTCGAGCTGGCCTTTGCCATTCGCGGGTCGATCGTTCCGATCATCGCCCCGCAGCTGATGGCGCTGATGCTGTTCGCCGCGGCGATGGTCTGGCTGCATGATGCGATGCCGGGCTTCCCCGATATCGACGCAACGGCCTTCACCGTGTTCGGTGTCGCACTTTCGCTGTTCCTCGGCTTTCGCAACAACGCCGCCTATGACCGCTGGTGGGAAGCGCGGAAATTATGGGGTGGCCTGCTGGCCGACCTGCGGAATTTCGCGCGCGAAACGCAGCTGTTTCTGGATGACCGGGAACAACAGCAGCGAATCATCCGCCTTTCGCTGGCTTTCCTGCATCTCCACCGCATCAATCTGCGGAAGGTCGAACTGGATGAGCGCACACGCGAAATGGTGGGCGATCTGGCGAAGAGCCCCAATCCCGCCTGCGCCGCGCTGGACGAGATTTCAGCCATTGTCGGCAAGGCACGGGCCGATGGCACGCTGGACGGATTCGGATCGCGCACATTGGCGGAACGGATCGCCAGCATCGCCGCCCAGCAGGCCGGGTGTGAACGGATTGCGGTGACCCCGCTGCCCTATGTCTATTCGCTGCTGATCTACCGCACGACCTTTCTCTATTGCCTGCTGCTGCCGCTGGCGCTGGTCGCCGCCACGGGATGGCTGACGCCCTTCTTTGTCGGCATTGTCGGCTATGTCTTTCTGGGCCTGGCCGAAGTGACGGAGGATCTGAGCCACCCCTTCGGCAACACGCCCAATGCGCTGCCGCTGGATGCCATCTGCCGCACGGCGGAAATCAGCCTTGCCCCGCATCTGGGCGAAACCCCGCCCGAACCGCTGCGGGCACAGGATTACTATCTCAGCTGA
- a CDS encoding siderophore-interacting protein: MAQPSQRPAPREVEVLARRLVTPNMLRLTLGGAGMAGFPEGQDGGYVKLRLPPAPDSEKPQVRTYTIRAQREGEIDVDFALHGVDSGHAGPATRWAAQAQLGDRIEIGGPGPAKPLPAGMDHYLIFGDMTSLPAISVNLENLPRDAKGRAVIEIREEADRQDLDHPEGVAVEWLVNPDPGNEQAVLARAARSLSWPSGSIYAWAASEFLTMQALRSYLREDRDLGRDRLYISSYWKCGLEEDAHKLVKREDAELAGA; this comes from the coding sequence TTGGCCCAGCCCTCGCAACGCCCCGCCCCTCGTGAAGTTGAAGTTCTCGCCAGGCGGCTGGTGACGCCCAACATGCTGCGCCTGACGCTGGGCGGTGCGGGCATGGCCGGTTTTCCCGAAGGGCAGGATGGCGGATATGTGAAACTGCGCCTGCCGCCAGCGCCGGATTCTGAAAAACCGCAGGTGCGCACTTATACGATCCGCGCCCAGCGCGAGGGGGAAATCGATGTCGATTTCGCCCTTCATGGCGTGGATAGCGGCCATGCGGGCCCGGCCACGCGCTGGGCCGCGCAAGCGCAGCTGGGCGACCGGATCGAGATAGGCGGGCCGGGCCCGGCCAAGCCGTTGCCGGCGGGCATGGATCACTATTTGATCTTCGGCGATATGACCTCTCTCCCCGCGATCAGCGTCAATCTGGAAAACCTTCCGCGCGATGCGAAGGGCAGGGCCGTGATCGAAATCCGCGAGGAGGCGGACCGGCAGGATCTGGATCATCCCGAAGGCGTGGCGGTGGAATGGCTGGTCAATCCGGATCCCGGCAATGAACAGGCCGTGCTGGCGCGGGCTGCGCGGTCCCTGTCATGGCCTTCCGGTTCCATCTATGCCTGGGCCGCCAGCGAATTCCTGACCATGCAGGCCCTGCGCAGCTATCTGCGGGAAGATCGCGATCTCGGGCGGGACCGGCTCTATATTTCCTCCTACTGGAAATGCGGGCTGGAAGAAGATGCGCACAAGCTGGTGAAGCGCGAGGATGCGGAACTGGCAGGCGCCTGA
- a CDS encoding arsenate reductase gives MSIHVYGIPNCDTVKKARKWLDAQGIEYVFHDYKKEGADRLKLERWVEAKGWEVVLNRRGTTFRKLPEDEKADMDAARAVAVMENHVSTIKRPVVEHPGGLLVGFTEKEWEAALF, from the coding sequence ATGAGCATCCACGTCTATGGCATCCCCAATTGCGACACGGTGAAGAAAGCGCGCAAATGGCTGGATGCGCAGGGCATCGAATACGTCTTCCACGATTACAAGAAAGAAGGCGCGGACAGGCTGAAACTTGAACGCTGGGTGGAGGCGAAGGGCTGGGAAGTCGTGCTGAACCGCCGCGGCACCACTTTCCGCAAGCTGCCGGAAGATGAAAAGGCGGATATGGACGCTGCCAGGGCTGTTGCCGTCATGGAAAACCATGTTTCGACGATCAAACGCCCGGTGGTCGAACATCCGGGCGGGCTGCTGGTCGGCTTTACGGAGAAGGAATGGGAAGCGGCGCTTTTCTGA
- a CDS encoding antibiotic biosynthesis monooxygenase family protein, giving the protein MFLVVFRNRKRADIDHAAYEAEADHMLAMASAQPGYLSFKSYMAEDGEVIALSEWADEASARAWGRMAEHRAVQARGREEFYESYTLYACADPRIHHFNCKDKT; this is encoded by the coding sequence ATGTTCCTGGTCGTGTTCCGCAATCGCAAGCGCGCAGATATCGACCATGCCGCCTATGAGGCGGAAGCGGACCATATGCTGGCCATGGCCAGCGCGCAGCCGGGCTATCTCTCTTTCAAGAGCTATATGGCGGAAGACGGGGAAGTGATCGCCCTTTCCGAATGGGCGGACGAGGCATCGGCCCGCGCCTGGGGGCGGATGGCCGAACACCGCGCCGTTCAGGCCCGCGGGCGAGAGGAATTTTACGAGAGCTACACGCTCTATGCCTGCGCGGATCCGCGCATCCATCACTTCAATTGCAAGGACAAGACATGA
- the ruvC gene encoding crossover junction endodeoxyribonuclease RuvC — MLILGLDPSLSCTGWGIVRAEGSRISHVANGQVKTDAKAPVAERLHHLHDAIFAVIGQYAPDRAAAEEIFVNKNPQSTLKLAQARGAILAACGRASLSVSEHAARAVKKSVVGTGGAEKAQVQAMLKVLLPGVKVEGADAADALAVAIADAHLGRG, encoded by the coding sequence ATGCTGATTCTCGGCCTCGATCCCTCGCTGTCCTGCACCGGCTGGGGGATCGTCCGGGCCGAGGGATCGCGGATTTCCCACGTCGCCAATGGTCAGGTGAAAACGGACGCGAAAGCCCCGGTGGCCGAACGGCTGCACCACCTGCATGATGCGATCTTCGCCGTGATCGGCCAATATGCGCCCGATCGCGCGGCGGCGGAGGAGATCTTCGTCAACAAGAACCCCCAGTCCACGCTGAAGCTGGCGCAGGCGCGCGGTGCGATACTGGCCGCCTGCGGGCGGGCGAGCCTTTCCGTTTCCGAACATGCCGCGCGCGCGGTGAAGAAATCCGTGGTCGGAACGGGCGGTGCGGAAAAGGCGCAGGTGCAGGCCATGCTGAAGGTCCTGCTGCCCGGCGTGAAAGTGGAAGGCGCCGATGCGGCGGACGCATTGGCCGTTGCCATTGCCGATGCGCATCTCGGGCGTGGATAG